A portion of the Algisphaera agarilytica genome contains these proteins:
- a CDS encoding methyl-accepting chemotaxis protein encodes MAEQGSQVIGETIQGLRVIGEGVQQGGELVSQLDGRSQHIGSLVTVIQDIADQTNLLALNAAIESARGGEHGRGFAVVADEVRKLADRTASVTEEIQKAISEINIETSRAREEMERNSQKADECVEQSATAAEILESILYR; translated from the coding sequence GTGGCGGAACAGGGCAGCCAAGTGATCGGCGAAACCATTCAGGGCCTGCGTGTGATCGGCGAAGGCGTACAGCAGGGCGGCGAATTGGTGAGCCAACTCGACGGCCGGAGCCAACACATCGGGTCGCTTGTCACGGTGATCCAGGACATCGCCGACCAAACGAACCTCTTGGCGTTGAACGCCGCGATCGAGTCGGCGCGGGGCGGCGAACACGGGCGGGGCTTCGCGGTTGTGGCCGACGAGGTTCGCAAACTCGCGGACCGCACGGCGAGCGTGACCGAGGAAATCCAGAAGGCCATCTCCGAGATCAACATCGAGACGAGCCGGGCCCGTGAGGAGATGGAACGCAACAGCCAGAAGGCCGATGAGTGCGTGGAGCAGAGCGCGACCGCTGCGGAGATCCTCGAGAGCATCCTCTATCGATAG
- the arsM gene encoding arsenite methyltransferase, with translation MTSESCCDPSSGCCSPTPNTEPLTQVIREKYGETARSGLSSSDINVHAVAEAFGYSADELAAIPAEANMGLSCGNPIALANLSPGEVVVDLGSGGGLDVFLAAQKVGPTGRAIGVDMTPDMITLAQRNTLQGPGGKPYTNVDFKLGTIDNLPLADDSVDVIISNCVINLAADKNAVFAEMYRVLKPGGRVAVSDIALKQELPQELADSVAALVGCIAGAIPIDEFESGLKAAGFRDVALIDSQADLTAYAKVDGQAACCAPPSDEAVANSCCTPAATTDQPMHADLGDLFEKYDVNQYAASMKVFALK, from the coding sequence ATGACTTCCGAATCCTGCTGCGACCCCTCAAGCGGCTGCTGCTCACCCACCCCCAACACCGAGCCGCTCACCCAGGTTATCCGCGAGAAGTACGGCGAGACCGCGCGCAGCGGACTCTCCAGCTCCGACATCAACGTCCACGCCGTGGCCGAGGCCTTCGGCTACTCGGCCGACGAACTCGCCGCCATCCCCGCCGAGGCCAACATGGGCCTGTCCTGTGGCAACCCCATCGCCCTGGCCAACCTGAGCCCCGGCGAAGTCGTCGTGGACCTCGGCAGCGGCGGAGGGCTCGACGTCTTCTTGGCTGCGCAAAAAGTCGGCCCCACGGGCCGCGCCATCGGCGTAGACATGACCCCCGACATGATCACCCTCGCCCAGCGCAACACCCTGCAAGGCCCGGGCGGCAAGCCCTACACCAACGTCGACTTCAAGCTCGGCACCATCGACAACCTCCCGCTGGCCGACGACTCGGTCGACGTGATCATCTCCAACTGCGTGATCAACCTCGCCGCCGACAAGAACGCCGTCTTCGCCGAGATGTACCGCGTCCTCAAGCCGGGGGGCCGCGTCGCCGTGTCCGACATCGCGCTCAAGCAAGAACTCCCCCAGGAGCTCGCCGACAGCGTCGCCGCCCTGGTCGGCTGCATCGCCGGGGCCATCCCCATCGACGAATTCGAGTCGGGCCTCAAAGCCGCGGGCTTCCGCGACGTCGCCCTGATCGACAGCCAAGCCGACCTCACCGCCTACGCCAAAGTCGACGGCCAAGCCGCCTGCTGCGCCCCGCCTTCCGACGAGGCCGTCGCCAACTCGTGCTGCACCCCCGCCGCAACCACCGACCAACCCATGCACGCCGACCTCGGCGACCTCTTCGAGAAATACGACGTCAACCAATACGCCGCGTCGATGAAGGTCTTCGCGCTGAAGTAA
- a CDS encoding alpha/beta hydrolase family protein, whose protein sequence is MGIIAIAACFGVIADAAPPAYDPLAVGAAEPVVVDLSVHDAERQREIPLRVYLPVNAEGADENADAMPRPVVLFSHGLGGSRENNPYLGEHWAKRGYVAVFMQHLGSDESVWKDVPVGQRLREMQKAASGKNARLRRGDVVAVIDALEAWNADPASPLMDRLDLDHIGMSGHSFGAVTTQAVSGQRPGWGREVWGDPRIKAAVAMSPSVQRGVNADRAFSEVTMPWLLMTGTLDVAIIGDADVEARLAVYPALPAGDKYELVLDRAQHSAFGDRALPSDREPRNPNHYRVILALSTAFWDAYLRDDPAAKAWLRGDGAEGVLEPGDRWQHK, encoded by the coding sequence TTGGGAATCATCGCCATCGCGGCGTGTTTTGGCGTGATCGCCGATGCCGCACCGCCGGCCTACGACCCGTTGGCGGTGGGTGCGGCAGAGCCGGTGGTCGTGGACCTGTCCGTGCACGATGCGGAACGCCAACGAGAGATTCCGTTGCGGGTCTATCTACCGGTGAACGCCGAGGGGGCAGACGAAAACGCGGATGCCATGCCCCGGCCGGTGGTGCTGTTTAGTCACGGGCTGGGCGGGTCGCGTGAGAACAACCCGTATCTGGGTGAGCACTGGGCGAAGCGGGGGTATGTCGCGGTGTTCATGCAGCACTTGGGCAGCGATGAATCGGTGTGGAAGGACGTGCCGGTGGGGCAACGGCTGCGGGAGATGCAGAAGGCGGCCAGCGGGAAGAATGCTCGGCTCCGTCGCGGCGATGTGGTCGCGGTGATCGATGCGTTGGAAGCCTGGAACGCGGACCCGGCGTCGCCCTTGATGGACCGATTAGACCTGGATCACATCGGGATGTCGGGGCATTCGTTCGGGGCGGTGACTACGCAGGCGGTGAGCGGGCAGCGGCCGGGCTGGGGCCGTGAAGTGTGGGGCGATCCGCGGATCAAGGCGGCGGTGGCGATGAGCCCGAGTGTGCAGCGCGGCGTCAACGCGGACCGGGCGTTTAGCGAAGTGACGATGCCCTGGCTGCTGATGACCGGGACGCTGGATGTTGCGATCATCGGCGATGCGGATGTGGAAGCACGCTTGGCCGTTTACCCCGCGCTGCCCGCCGGTGACAAGTACGAACTGGTGTTAGACCGGGCCCAGCACTCGGCGTTTGGTGATCGGGCTTTGCCGAGCGACCGTGAGCCACGTAACCCGAATCATTACCGCGTGATCCTCGCATTGAGCACGGCGTTTTGGGACGCCTACCTCCGCGACGACCCGGCGGCGAAGGCGTGGCTCCGGGGCGATGGGGCCGAGGGGGTGCTGGAGCCGGGCGACCGTTGGCAGCACAAGTGA
- a CDS encoding SPW repeat domain-containing protein: protein MRFITKNIHALLDYPVALLLITAPFIFGLGDSHPLALWLSVTTGVAAFVLTLLTDHMLGVFRILSYRIHLAVDGAVGITFLAAPFVFGFSGIDAWFYWANGAAVAIVVGLHKPAASTSAPTPAPSAA from the coding sequence ATGCGATTCATCACCAAAAACATCCACGCACTGCTCGACTACCCCGTCGCGCTCTTGCTGATCACCGCCCCGTTCATTTTCGGATTGGGCGATTCCCACCCGCTTGCGCTCTGGCTCTCGGTCACCACAGGCGTTGCCGCCTTCGTGCTTACGCTGCTGACCGACCACATGCTGGGCGTCTTCCGTATCCTGTCCTACCGCATCCACCTCGCGGTCGACGGCGCGGTGGGCATCACCTTCCTCGCCGCCCCCTTTGTGTTCGGATTCTCTGGCATCGACGCCTGGTTCTACTGGGCCAACGGCGCAGCGGTCGCCATCGTGGTCGGCCTCCACAAACCCGCGGCCAGCACGTCCGCCCCCACGCCAGCCCCGTCGGCCGCCTGA
- a CDS encoding LOG family protein: MTESKSPNPVDQSMIAEMNQLVAKLGGNPDTIQGKSVREIMHTGLKLITDEANLGEVKLISRALKELRYALKVFRPYDDHPKISVFGSARTPEDHPDYQACVRFSRTMAESGWMVITGAGDGIMRAGHAGSGKESAFGVAIRLPFETNANDVIVGDPKLVTFRYFFTRKLMFMWMSHAVALFPGGFGTQDEGFEALTLIQTGKAPLVPIVMIDAPGTHAAGTGYWMHWDNYVTKSLLENGWISPEDKNLYFVTDDPAAAARHVSGFYRNYHSQRFVRNDLVLRIRRPLTEKQLDQLSDEYADLIVEGKIQQGGPLETERSHLQLPRLWFHHTKHGYGKLRAMIDQINAFDVDNAG; encoded by the coding sequence ATGACCGAATCCAAATCCCCCAACCCCGTCGATCAATCGATGATCGCTGAAATGAACCAACTCGTCGCCAAACTCGGCGGCAACCCCGACACGATCCAGGGCAAGTCCGTCCGGGAGATCATGCACACCGGGCTCAAGCTGATCACCGACGAGGCCAACCTCGGCGAGGTCAAGCTCATCTCCCGTGCTCTCAAAGAACTCCGCTACGCCCTGAAGGTCTTCCGCCCCTACGACGACCACCCCAAGATCAGCGTGTTCGGCAGCGCCCGCACCCCCGAAGACCACCCCGACTATCAAGCCTGCGTCCGGTTCTCCCGCACGATGGCCGAGTCGGGTTGGATGGTCATCACCGGCGCGGGCGACGGCATTATGCGGGCCGGACACGCGGGCTCGGGTAAAGAGTCCGCGTTCGGCGTCGCCATCCGCCTGCCGTTTGAAACCAATGCGAACGACGTGATCGTCGGCGATCCCAAGCTCGTCACCTTCCGCTACTTCTTCACCCGCAAGCTCATGTTCATGTGGATGAGTCACGCCGTGGCCTTGTTCCCCGGCGGGTTCGGCACGCAGGACGAAGGCTTCGAAGCCCTGACGCTGATCCAGACCGGCAAGGCCCCGCTCGTGCCCATCGTCATGATCGACGCCCCCGGCACCCACGCGGCCGGCACCGGCTACTGGATGCACTGGGACAACTACGTCACCAAGTCGCTGCTCGAGAACGGGTGGATCAGCCCCGAAGACAAGAACCTCTACTTCGTCACCGACGACCCCGCCGCCGCGGCCCGCCACGTCAGCGGGTTCTACCGCAACTACCACAGCCAACGCTTCGTGCGGAACGATCTGGTGCTGCGGATCCGTCGGCCGCTCACCGAGAAACAGCTCGATCAGCTCAGCGACGAATACGCCGACCTCATCGTCGAAGGCAAGATCCAACAAGGCGGCCCGCTCGAAACCGAACGCAGCCACCTCCAGCTCCCGCGCCTGTGGTTCCACCACACCAAGCACGGCTACGGCAAGCTCCGGGCGATGATCGATCAGATCAACGCGTTCGACGTCGACAACGCCGGATAA
- a CDS encoding inorganic diphosphatase has protein sequence MPLPNRYMQLAPGPDPEQIPQIVNMIVEIPKKRRSKFEVDKTSGLIKLDRYLYSSAMYPGDYGFVPRTHAEDGDPLDVLVMVNEPTFAGCLIECRPLGLFRMTDKGDNDFKVLAVPNTDPIFADYLDISDVPKHFLREVEHFFATYKELEGGNQVVTNGWGDIEEAHAEILSCIERFETMQKRRDEDITQEAQRPLRRSSDAA, from the coding sequence ATGCCGCTGCCCAATCGTTACATGCAACTCGCGCCCGGGCCCGACCCGGAGCAGATCCCCCAGATCGTGAATATGATCGTGGAGATCCCCAAGAAGCGGCGGAGCAAGTTCGAAGTCGACAAGACCTCGGGCCTGATCAAGCTCGACCGATATTTGTACAGCTCGGCGATGTACCCCGGCGATTACGGCTTCGTCCCGCGCACCCATGCCGAGGACGGCGACCCGCTGGACGTGCTGGTGATGGTCAACGAACCGACCTTCGCGGGCTGCCTGATCGAATGCCGCCCGCTGGGCCTGTTTCGCATGACCGATAAGGGCGACAACGACTTCAAGGTCCTGGCGGTTCCCAACACCGACCCGATCTTCGCCGACTACCTGGACATCAGCGACGTGCCCAAGCACTTCCTGCGTGAGGTCGAACACTTCTTTGCGACCTATAAAGAACTCGAAGGCGGCAATCAGGTCGTCACCAACGGCTGGGGCGACATCGAAGAAGCCCACGCCGAGATCCTCAGCTGTATCGAGCGTTTTGAAACGATGCAGAAGCGTCGGGATGAAGACATCACCCAGGAAGCTCAGCGTCCGCTGCGGCGATCCAGCGACGCGGCGTGA
- a CDS encoding glycoside hydrolase family 5 protein, whose protein sequence is MAGLLALSATSQELLATPVERHGQLRVQGTQILDQHDQPVQLRGMSLFWSQWGGAFFNPDVVDTLVDDWGVTLIRVPLAVHRGGYMEHPEREKAKVMTVVDAAIARGVYVIVDWHAHEPEPEAAAAFFADLAQTHGHHPHLIYETWNEPLNTHGWAKVVKPYHERVVAAIREHDPDNLIVLGTPTWSQDVDVAAADPVAGTNLAYTLHFYAGSHGQALIDKARRAMEQGAALFVSEWGTSMANGGDGVFLDESRTWLDFLDEHQLSWANWSLFDKDESSCALRPGSSPRGPWPEDRLTASGRFVREQLQK, encoded by the coding sequence TTGGCGGGTCTGCTGGCGCTTTCGGCAACAAGCCAGGAGCTCCTCGCAACCCCCGTCGAGCGTCACGGCCAACTCCGCGTCCAGGGCACGCAGATCCTCGACCAGCACGATCAGCCCGTGCAGCTCCGCGGCATGTCGCTGTTCTGGAGCCAGTGGGGCGGGGCGTTCTTCAACCCCGATGTCGTCGATACGCTGGTCGACGACTGGGGCGTCACGCTCATCCGTGTGCCCTTGGCGGTGCACCGTGGCGGCTATATGGAGCACCCCGAACGCGAGAAGGCCAAGGTGATGACGGTCGTCGATGCCGCGATCGCCCGCGGCGTGTATGTCATCGTCGACTGGCACGCCCACGAACCCGAGCCCGAGGCGGCCGCCGCGTTCTTCGCCGACCTTGCGCAGACCCACGGCCATCACCCGCACCTGATCTACGAAACCTGGAACGAACCGCTCAACACGCACGGTTGGGCCAAGGTCGTCAAGCCGTACCACGAGCGCGTCGTCGCCGCGATCCGCGAACACGACCCGGACAACCTGATCGTCCTGGGGACGCCCACCTGGTCGCAAGACGTCGACGTCGCCGCGGCCGATCCGGTGGCCGGGACCAACCTCGCCTACACCCTCCACTTCTACGCCGGCTCCCACGGCCAAGCCTTGATAGACAAAGCCCGCCGCGCCATGGAACAAGGCGCCGCGCTCTTCGTTTCCGAGTGGGGCACGAGCATGGCCAACGGCGGCGACGGCGTCTTCCTCGACGAGTCGCGGACTTGGCTTGACTTCCTTGATGAGCATCAGCTGAGCTGGGCCAACTGGTCGCTCTTCGATAAGGATGAATCGTCTTGTGCGCTTCGTCCCGGCTCCTCGCCGCGTGGCCCCTGGCCGGAGGATCGGCTCACCGCTTCGGGCCGATTCGTCCGCGAACAACTTCAGAAGTAG
- a CDS encoding Na/Pi cotransporter family protein — MLSPTLADLNIPMIAMNLLGGLAVFLLGMTMMADGLKAAAGEGMRQLLHKLTGNRVVAAISGVFITAATQSSSITTVLLVGFVSAGLIDAARSFGVIVGANVGSTFTAQIIAFNITAYAPILIAAGVFTQLIARRSRLKNYAGIVLGLGLIFAGMGLMSDATYPLRDEPAFVDLMKRMSNPFLAVLIGAAFTAVVQSSAATTGLVIVLAAQGFLTLEAGIAVALGANIGTCVTAIFAAIGKSRAAVRVAAMHVLFNVLGVLLWVFFIPQLADLTRMITPDRADLEGLERLAAEAPRAIANAHTLFNVINGVVFLLLATPMIRVVDWMLPMPAEEPDVPDVKPKFITSSALGTPPIAMDLARMEIGRAARRVGNMLAAVPDALDPKNSEGMKRLKQLGKEVDTLYGHVVPYLGKLSQREVSANAAERLEELLSISNRVRLIADIIETDFLALAGRRMANTSLAVSTDSRETFADLYATNSRALELVVDSLHTGDPEPAKQARELRPTLKSLRNRINQHLADILANGGSNDLATFRLDSDIKESMRRIEDLTQRIAKDLVSMEGGTPASEG; from the coding sequence TTGCTTAGCCCCACGCTCGCCGATCTCAACATCCCGATGATCGCCATGAACCTGCTGGGCGGGTTGGCGGTGTTCCTGTTGGGCATGACCATGATGGCCGACGGGCTCAAGGCGGCCGCGGGCGAGGGCATGCGGCAGTTGCTGCACAAGCTCACCGGCAACCGCGTCGTCGCGGCCATCAGCGGCGTGTTCATCACCGCGGCCACGCAGTCCTCGTCCATCACCACGGTGCTGCTGGTCGGCTTTGTCTCGGCGGGGCTGATCGACGCGGCTCGGTCGTTCGGCGTCATCGTCGGGGCCAACGTCGGCTCCACCTTCACCGCACAGATCATTGCGTTCAACATCACGGCCTACGCCCCGATACTGATCGCCGCGGGCGTCTTCACGCAGTTGATCGCCCGGCGATCGCGGCTGAAGAACTACGCCGGCATCGTGCTCGGCCTCGGGCTGATCTTCGCGGGGATGGGGCTGATGTCCGACGCGACCTATCCGCTGCGTGACGAGCCCGCCTTCGTGGACCTGATGAAACGCATGTCGAACCCGTTCCTGGCGGTGCTGATCGGCGCAGCGTTTACCGCGGTGGTGCAGAGCTCGGCGGCCACGACCGGCCTGGTCATTGTGTTGGCGGCCCAGGGCTTTCTCACGCTGGAGGCGGGGATCGCCGTGGCGCTGGGCGCGAACATCGGCACGTGTGTCACCGCGATCTTCGCGGCGATCGGCAAGTCCCGCGCCGCGGTCCGGGTGGCGGCCATGCATGTCTTGTTCAACGTGCTGGGTGTCTTGCTGTGGGTCTTCTTCATCCCGCAGCTGGCGGACCTCACGCGCATGATCACCCCCGATCGTGCCGACCTCGAAGGCCTGGAACGCCTGGCGGCCGAGGCGCCCCGCGCCATCGCCAACGCCCACACGTTGTTCAATGTCATCAACGGGGTGGTCTTCCTGCTGCTGGCCACGCCGATGATCCGGGTCGTCGATTGGATGCTGCCGATGCCGGCCGAGGAGCCGGATGTGCCGGATGTGAAGCCCAAGTTCATCACGTCGAGCGCCCTGGGCACCCCGCCGATCGCGATGGACCTGGCCCGGATGGAGATCGGCCGCGCCGCCCGGCGGGTGGGCAACATGCTCGCCGCGGTCCCCGATGCGCTCGACCCCAAGAACAGCGAAGGGATGAAGCGGCTCAAGCAACTCGGCAAAGAAGTCGACACGCTCTACGGCCACGTCGTGCCCTACCTCGGCAAGTTGTCGCAGCGCGAGGTCTCCGCCAACGCGGCCGAGCGCCTCGAAGAGTTGCTGTCGATCAGCAACCGCGTCCGTCTGATCGCCGACATCATCGAGACCGACTTCCTGGCGTTGGCCGGCCGCCGCATGGCAAATACCTCGCTCGCGGTTTCGACCGATTCGCGCGAGACCTTTGCCGATCTTTACGCCACGAACAGCCGAGCGCTGGAGCTGGTCGTGGATTCGTTGCACACCGGCGACCCGGAGCCGGCCAAGCAGGCGCGGGAGCTGCGCCCAACCTTGAAGTCGCTGCGTAACCGGATCAATCAGCACCTGGCGGACATCCTGGCCAACGGTGGATCCAATGATTTGGCCACGTTCAGACTGGATTCGGACATTAAAGAATCGATGCGCCGCATCGAAGACCTCACCCAACGGATCGCCAAGGATTTGGTTTCGATGGAAGGCGGAACGCCCGCTTCGGAGGGCTAA
- a CDS encoding T9SS C-terminal target domain-containing protein, which translates to MLKLPTLFSISAACLGLGYSAASVAEHHAADEVIQVTLDLGAQRFIGGESALQRDKFINVHGDWANVLAFTPEDIRHLTEDYDVGFGRFFNSPFNFFKGPPPYPTTDMVKAMAPDKLWRDTNDPAFSERTTRRIVTEHPYVAFRLGEDPTDAARFAADYFEFLFEDDYRPDFYEPLNEPFVHTKSFGTDHAAIRKEMTEYFKAIGKEFDRRGLSTQIIGYSSAWPSQELWDFKHWDERMKMFMDEAGEYMDAISVHPYDGTNVTGQDNRRSGSNVDAILDLIETYGYILWDQPKPHAISEFGDIPKGFGDHYSDAYASAHLPSLLHLTFGFLDRQDRIAITVPFITTKSPWHYEDPSKNFEPYSVDLWRPDPEKIVDGQVTGFLKTPKFYFYDFWKDVKGDRAVAFADDPDLYVQAFVDGTTAYVGLTNLEDNPRTVNLNHQTELPAESSLQLRQLHVPEREAAIYIEDNAFGLINELTLRGHEAVMLVYTFGSEIPTTTKVQSTTHYSKTYLQPIEADKPITFTFNDVATGDGRAILRMGLGRKHDKSKQPVLEVNGHRVDVPNDWPGYDQANRSDFFGAIPIPVPIEHLTETTEVTLTFPDSDGHVSSLILVTEVQSPVAE; encoded by the coding sequence ATGCTCAAGCTACCCACGCTTTTTTCGATCTCCGCGGCCTGCCTCGGGCTGGGTTACTCCGCCGCCAGCGTGGCTGAGCACCACGCCGCCGACGAGGTGATTCAGGTCACCCTCGACCTCGGCGCTCAGCGTTTCATCGGCGGTGAGTCCGCCCTGCAGCGCGACAAGTTCATCAACGTTCACGGCGACTGGGCCAACGTCCTCGCGTTCACCCCCGAAGACATCCGCCACCTCACCGAAGACTACGACGTCGGCTTCGGGCGTTTCTTCAACAGCCCGTTCAACTTCTTCAAAGGCCCGCCGCCCTACCCCACGACCGACATGGTCAAGGCGATGGCGCCGGACAAGTTGTGGCGTGACACGAACGACCCCGCCTTCAGCGAGCGCACCACCCGCCGCATCGTGACCGAACACCCCTACGTCGCCTTCCGCCTCGGCGAAGACCCGACCGATGCGGCGCGTTTCGCTGCGGACTATTTCGAGTTCCTGTTCGAGGACGACTACCGCCCCGATTTTTACGAGCCGCTGAACGAGCCGTTCGTCCACACCAAGAGCTTCGGCACGGACCACGCCGCGATCCGCAAGGAGATGACTGAGTACTTCAAAGCGATCGGCAAAGAGTTCGATCGACGCGGCCTGTCCACCCAGATCATCGGCTACTCCAGCGCCTGGCCCTCCCAGGAGCTCTGGGACTTCAAGCACTGGGACGAGCGCATGAAGATGTTTATGGACGAGGCGGGCGAGTATATGGACGCCATCTCCGTCCACCCCTACGACGGCACGAACGTCACCGGCCAGGACAACCGCCGCTCCGGCTCCAACGTCGACGCCATCCTCGACCTCATCGAAACCTACGGCTACATCCTCTGGGACCAGCCCAAACCCCACGCCATCTCCGAGTTCGGCGATATCCCCAAGGGCTTCGGCGACCATTACTCCGACGCCTACGCCTCCGCCCACCTGCCCAGCCTCCTCCACCTGACCTTCGGCTTCCTCGACCGGCAAGACCGCATCGCCATCACCGTCCCCTTCATCACCACGAAGAGCCCGTGGCACTACGAAGACCCGTCCAAAAACTTCGAACCCTACAGCGTCGACCTCTGGCGGCCCGACCCCGAGAAGATCGTCGACGGCCAGGTGACCGGCTTCCTCAAGACGCCCAAGTTCTACTTCTACGACTTCTGGAAAGATGTGAAGGGCGACCGCGCCGTTGCGTTTGCCGACGACCCGGACCTCTACGTCCAGGCGTTTGTGGACGGCACCACCGCCTACGTCGGCCTGACCAACCTCGAAGACAACCCGCGCACGGTCAACCTCAACCACCAGACTGAGCTGCCCGCCGAGTCTTCGCTCCAGTTGCGCCAGCTCCACGTCCCCGAGCGCGAAGCGGCCATCTACATCGAAGACAACGCCTTCGGGTTGATCAACGAACTGACCCTGCGGGGGCACGAAGCGGTGATGCTCGTCTACACGTTCGGCAGCGAAATCCCCACCACCACCAAGGTGCAATCCACCACACACTACAGCAAGACCTACCTCCAACCCATTGAAGCCGACAAACCCATCACGTTCACGTTCAACGACGTGGCGACGGGTGACGGCCGGGCGATCCTGCGGATGGGCCTGGGGCGGAAACACGACAAGTCCAAGCAGCCGGTCCTCGAGGTCAACGGTCACCGCGTCGACGTCCCCAACGACTGGCCCGGCTACGACCAGGCCAACCGCTCGGACTTCTTCGGCGCGATCCCGATCCCCGTGCCCATCGAACACCTCACCGAGACCACCGAAGTCACCCTCACGTTCCCCGACTCCGACGGCCATGTGAGTTCCTTGATTCTGGTCACCGAGGTCCAGTCCCCAGTGGCCGAATAA
- a CDS encoding sulfatase gives MKHHASILLGTLLLLLSLSARAAEPAPPNIVFIMIDDLGLYDLHCYGFEAVDTPNIDALAAQGMLFTQAYAASPVCSPARAGTITGQSPARLHLTNHLSRKHFAPENAKVLDAHTLLNLPPETVTYAERLQEAGYACGFFGKWHLSVNAAWPSKHAEDPLTLPDNQGFNNNLGGNGSGGPPSWFSPYNNPYIPDGPEGEYLPYRLADEAIAFMKAHRDRPFLINFWNFTVHSPLGTTPELEAKYKAKRKAGAKMHSPVYTGMIEATDQVVGKLLTALDDLGLADNTLVVLTSDNGGIKGLTHVGDQPPLRMGKGYLYDGGLRVPFIARWPGKVQPGSTSDTRVTHLDLYPTFLETAGLAPDPGRPLDGDSLVAHLTEQTDLDRDAIYFHYPNYAWHSKNRLGSAIIQGDYKLLLRYDDDSVELYNLAQDPGETTDLAADMSELAAELTQNLKAWLKETNARLPVPNPDYVAP, from the coding sequence ATGAAACATCACGCCTCGATCCTGCTCGGCACCCTGCTCCTGCTGTTGTCGCTGTCCGCCCGCGCCGCCGAGCCGGCCCCGCCCAACATCGTCTTCATCATGATCGACGACCTGGGCCTCTACGACCTGCACTGCTACGGCTTCGAAGCGGTCGACACGCCCAACATCGACGCCCTCGCCGCGCAGGGCATGCTCTTCACCCAAGCCTACGCCGCGTCGCCCGTCTGCTCGCCCGCCCGGGCCGGCACGATCACCGGCCAGTCGCCCGCTCGCCTCCACCTGACCAACCACCTCTCCCGCAAACACTTCGCCCCCGAGAACGCTAAGGTCCTCGACGCTCACACGCTCTTGAACCTGCCGCCCGAAACCGTGACGTATGCCGAGCGTCTCCAGGAAGCGGGCTACGCCTGCGGCTTCTTCGGCAAGTGGCACCTGTCGGTCAACGCCGCCTGGCCCAGCAAACACGCCGAGGACCCGCTCACCCTCCCCGACAACCAGGGCTTCAACAACAACCTCGGCGGCAACGGTTCGGGCGGCCCGCCGAGCTGGTTCTCGCCTTACAACAACCCCTACATCCCCGACGGCCCCGAAGGCGAATACCTGCCGTACCGCCTCGCCGACGAAGCCATCGCGTTTATGAAGGCCCACCGGGATCGACCGTTCCTCATCAACTTCTGGAACTTCACCGTCCACTCCCCGCTGGGCACCACCCCCGAGCTCGAAGCGAAATACAAGGCCAAACGCAAGGCCGGCGCTAAGATGCACAGCCCCGTCTACACCGGCATGATTGAAGCGACCGATCAGGTCGTCGGCAAACTCCTGACCGCGCTCGACGATCTCGGCCTGGCCGACAACACCCTCGTCGTCCTCACCTCCGACAACGGCGGCATCAAAGGCCTCACCCACGTCGGCGACCAGCCGCCCCTGCGCATGGGCAAGGGCTACCTCTATGACGGCGGACTCCGCGTCCCGTTCATCGCCCGCTGGCCCGGGAAGGTCCAGCCCGGCAGCACCAGCGACACCCGCGTCACCCACCTCGACCTCTACCCCACCTTCCTCGAAACCGCGGGCCTCGCCCCCGACCCCGGCCGCCCCCTCGACGGCGACAGCCTCGTCGCCCACCTCACCGAGCAAACCGACCTCGACCGCGACGCGATCTACTTCCACTACCCCAACTACGCCTGGCACAGCAAAAACCGCCTGGGCAGCGCCATCATCCAGGGCGACTACAAACTCCTGCTCCGCTACGACGACGATTCGGTCGAGCTCTACAACCTCGCCCAAGACCCCGGCGAAACCACCGACCTCGCCGCGGACATGTCCGAGCTCGCCGCCGAGTTAACGCAGAACCTCAAGGCCTGGCTCAAAGAAACCAACGCCCGGTTGCCCGTGCCGAACCCGGATTACGTTGCTCCATAA
- a CDS encoding ArsR/SmtB family transcription factor — protein sequence MTAATLPHADLIFRAFADPTRLRLMNLLQDQEEVCVCDLMNTLDLPQAKVSRHLAYLRRAELVETRKDGQWVYYRLAPSGSAFHAKMLECLQCCFAEVPELQADRDRLCGGDCC from the coding sequence ATGACAGCCGCCACCCTTCCCCATGCCGACCTCATCTTCCGCGCTTTCGCCGACCCCACGCGGCTGCGCCTGATGAATCTGCTGCAGGATCAGGAAGAAGTCTGCGTCTGCGACCTGATGAACACCCTCGACCTGCCCCAGGCCAAGGTGTCGCGTCACCTCGCTTATCTCCGGCGGGCCGAGCTGGTCGAGACCCGCAAGGACGGGCAGTGGGTGTACTACCGCCTCGCCCCGTCGGGCAGTGCGTTCCACGCCAAGATGCTCGAATGTCTGCAGTGCTGTTTCGCCGAGGTCCCCGAACTCCAGGCCGACCGCGATCGTCTGTGCGGCGGCGACTGCTGCTGA